CACTGTCATTTATAAGGTAAGCAAGAAAAGGAGATCATTTTTGAGGTCAGGGCAATATGATTTCCTGGAGAGGAGAATCCATCTGTTGAATTCCCAACAAATAGTCCTTATCTTATCTCCATTGCAATTGTCCTCATCACTGACACAGACAACACTGACATCTATGTATGTATGCAGGTACCAATCTATAGATCCAGCATGGAATAACAACCTCCACAGCAGCTTATGGTGTAGATACTGCTACTCTCCGAGGTGCACATGTTGGAGGATAGAGACACAGACATGTTAAGTAACACACAAAACTCAAAATATGGTATGTGCATAAAAGTGTTTCTCactgttctttcatttgatgCTTAATGGCTAGTGACTtccaacatcttttcatgtgattctTGGCCATATGTATATCATCTTttcagaaatgtctgttcagatcctttgctcttttttaaaaatcaagttattttgttgctgttgttcaaTGGCAGATGTTCTTTATGTGTTCTGGGTACTAATCCCTTATCAGGCATTTTTTTACCATTCCATGGGTTACCTTTTCACTCCATTTactgtgtcctttgatgcacagaagtttttagttttatataatccatttgtctatttctaCTTTGGTTGCCtgttttttggtgtcatatctaggAAAATCTTTCTATGTCAAAGTAATGAAACTTCCACTGCTTTCTTCTAGAAGGTTTATAGTTTAGGTCTTATGTTTTTGTCTGTTCCATCTAGTGTTCAtgttgtatatggtgtaaggGTCTAACTTTACTCCTCGGCACACacatatccagttttcccagcaccatttgctgatgccaggcactattttaagGACTTTATACACATTGACTTATCTCTCCCATTAACCAACAAGGCACGTTGCTACTAGCAGTAGCAGAATCTTGGCTCCTGGGCTGAGCTCATCACAGAAGGCTGAGTAACTTGCCTAGTGGTGAGTAGGAAAGGAGATGGGACTTGAACACAGACCGCTCAGCTCCATCTCTTCCTGTAGTGGTTTAAAAAATGTCCACCAATTCTTTGGCACTCCCTTCAAAATGTCAAGCCTAATTCCACTCCCTTAGGTGCAGTCTCTCTTGGAGCACTCatggaagccagctgccatgctgtgagaaCACTGAAGCAGCTCTCAGAGAGCCCCACATAGCAAGAAACAGAGGCTTCCTGCCAACAGCCAGATGGAGGAAGCACCCTGAAAACAAACCCTTTACCCTCAATGAACCCTTCAGGTGACACGTCCCAGCCAACATCTTGATGACAAACTTAGAAGAAACCTTGAGCCAGAGCCACCCAGCTAAGCCCCTCCCacattcctgacccacagaaagcAAGTGAGTAATACATGCATATCACTTTAAGTTGCCTAGTTCTGAGGAAATTACTTACACAGCAAACAACCCCCTTGAAGAAGAcagaatcatttttaattttggcaagTTCTAAAACCCAGATAACTTTTTTGTTGAAATGTACCTGGTCTGATACCGTGTTATAGCACTTGAGAAGCATTTCAAAACCCCCTAATGACTATCACTCATTTTATATGCTGGTCTGGATTGGGGGACAGTTGAGGGGTTGATTCTGAGGTTATCTACTCAGTAGAGCTCAGGGGTAGCCCAGTTTCTCACTCTGGGTTCATTTTAGACTTTCTAACACCATGTCCCCCAGATGAGTGAGAATCTATCTCATTTTTTATAAACTTCCAACCTGTAAATTCATCAGCATGGAAACATTCCCAGTTAGTTACAAAATCCCTGCAGATGTAATGGAGTCACCTGGTTCTCACGCACCTTTTCATGCTGAAATGTGAAATTAATGGACATGGAGAGCGAAGTGTTCTTTCTGGATCCCACTGTACCACTCACTACTTTAGAGTTCAGGTAGAAATTATGCAGCTTTTCCTTTGTCATTAGGTTTTCCTCAGACACAAAGCTCTCATTGATGATGGAACCAATGGAAGCATAAGATATAAATGCGACAGCACCTGGATAAAGaagaacccccccccaaaaaaaaaacaaacaaacaaaaaaagaagaaaccccaCCTAGGTTCAGTGATGCTCATTTGAAGGCAACATCAAAGATTTAACAAATTGTCTATGGTAGCTTTAATTTTTAGATAGGATGTCAGaccactgaaaaaaataatttcaattaccATCTATTGAGCCTTTACTATGGGACAATGTGGTGAGTCATTCACATTAAGTAAtactcttttaattttaaatatattttaaaatttaaataataatttcatcCTTGctaccactttattttttattttttatttatttatttagagtcaGATGCTACCACTCTTAATAGGGAaaattttctttggtattttataGTTAAGGAAAAGATTAAAGATAATAAAGAACTTTCAGTTCAAGCTTGGAAGGTGAAGTCATTATTTTATTCCTCAAAAATTGCAAAGCAGATCAATGAATCTGATGGAAGGCTAAAGGGatagaggaaggaaggcaagaaggcAGGCAGGTTAGAGATGGGTGAATGTGTGGGtacaggaaaggaagaatggatgGATTTAGTGAAGAACGGATAAATGGacggagggaaggaaggatggaatagtggatggacagatggaagggtggatggatagatggatgtgtgaatggatggatggaagaacGGAAAGAAGGAAAGCTGGGTGATATGTGGACAGTGAGTGGATGACTCAgtggatggagggaaggaaggaaaatgaaagatgggaaagaaggatgataggagaaaaatgaaggaaagatagaaaggagagaggaagggaagagatgaaggagagagcaaggaagtgaaggagggagaaaaagatggGTAGGAGGTAATTTTGCAGGAGGGAAAAGACATATGGaaagtagtaaaagaaaaatcttaaaaatgattaataatagactgtacacagttttaaaaatgagttagacaaaaaaggaatcatatatgtcatatacttgaaactaatataatgttttatGTCTATTATATctcaagtaaaaaattaaaaatattaaaacttaaatttaaaaagaaatggataaaaataaacagaagtatTCAGAAGTTAAAAAgacagtgaatagtctttcctgcttagtcgaatattagttgaccacaaagttgagggtccacttctggattctctattctgttccattaatctatgtgtttttgtgccagtaccacactgtcttgatgaccacagctttgtagtacaacctgaaatctggcattgtgatactcCCAgttatggctttcttttttaatattctcctggctattcggggtcttttctgattccacacaaattttaagatgatttgttccaactctctgaagaaagtccatggtattttgatagggactgcattaaatgtgtaaatttccctgcgtagcattgacattttcacaatattaattcttccaatccatgagcatggaatatttttccatctctttgtgttttcctcaattactttcagaagtgttctttagttttgagggtatagatcatttacctctttggttaggtttattcctaggtatcttctctAGGAAATGGGGAACCATTCACTGTTCATGTGCAGGGGAAAGACATCCATTTAAGGAAACCAGCCTAGAGCACCCTAGAGGGTGGAGGTGACTTAAGCAAGGAGCACACATGGGAAGTCATTAAGAAATCTCAACTTCAGTCCCACTCCAACACATCCAATGTAAACACAATTGTGTATAGgaaattggattcttttcatctttcttttttttctggctgtaAGAGCCCAGTGTAAATTTCCCAGACCTAGGCTTTAGAAACATCATCCACAGAACCTCCTCATGTATGATAAAGGGCCTCTGGGAACTGTTTTATAGGAGCAACATGGAATTCCATTGGGAATATTCTTGGGCTGATGTCTAAGTTCTAGGACCTCAATATACTATACCTCCCAAGCTTTCCTTCTGAATGGTGGTGCAGAGAATGTCCATGGTCTGGTTTCCTGCCTTCAGCCTGAATGTCTTCATCAGGCTGCATTTCTCAACCCTTCGTGTTTCAATGTCTAAAAAACAGAGAATGATTGGTTAACAGCAACATCCCCTTGCCTACCTTCCTCAATGTGATAATTACCTGCACTGGACACCAAAAAGAAAAGCCCATACACTCTAGGGACTGCTTACTCTTGATTAGTGTGGGAAAGAAATGGCCAAATCCTGTGGGCATTTAGTTAAATTCATAAAGTGAACTGGAAATGAACCAGACACCTTCActcttttctttatcattattatgatatatacatatgatatgaaatttaccattttaaccccagttaagcatacagttcagtggtgttaAGCACAGTCACATCTTCACCATCCCTCTCCATAACTTTCTTATCTTCCTAAACTGGAACTCTGTTCCCATTAAACCCCCTCATGCACACCTGCCTCCCATATCTACTTCCTGTCTCCATGGATGGGACTCCTTTAGGGATCTCCTATCAGTGGGATATGGAATGTTTGTTCTTTGTGTCTGCTTATTTCCCTGAGCACAATGTTCTCAAGGGTCCTCTGTGCTATAGCGAGTGTCAGAATATCCTtcctttaaggctgaatagtattgcATTGTCTGGATACATTACATTTTACTTATCTAATCATCTGTGAATGTTTACTTGAATTGCTTCCACCTGTTGGCTGCTAtgaacaatgctgctgtgaacatggatgTATGAATATCTCTTTGAGTTCCTGCCTTCAACTCTTTGGAGTACAGACCCAGAAgaggaattgctgagtcatgaaataattctatgtttagttttttttgtatattctttttgagGAACAAATTCCACatagttgcaccattttacattcccagcagcagtgCATAAGGgctcccatttctccacatcctcaccaatgcttgttatttttgGTAATAGCCCTCCAAGTGGATGTCAAGTGTTGCCCTTTGCTTTTCAACCCAGCACTGATTTACAGACTAGAAGGGAAGGCAAAGCAGAAAGAACCACATCCAAATCAACAAGGGAGGCAACACATTGAAAGTGATGTTGACAAGAACTGTGATGTTTGGGATTCACCTTGGAACCACCACCTTACTATGTATGATGTGCTATGAGTGACCTTGGGTCAGTGGCTTAATCTTTCctagcttcaatttcctcatctacaagATTGGGATAATAACACTGATAGCCTTAAGGAGTTAccaaatattaaaggaaatcaCTAGTGTGCATTCTTTGGCCATGTATGATGAGCCAAGGCATAACTGTGATTGAGACAGACAGGGTCCCTTAGCTTCGTGGATTGCAGATAATATGCACTCTGGTTTAGCTACGTtgggtatttattttttactttctttttaaaattgttttatgtttcatcacattttttgtatattcttttattggagttcaatttcccaacatatagtataatacccagtgctcatcccatcaagtgtccccctcaatgcccatcacccagtcaccccatcccctgcccacctctccttctacTACACCTTGTTcgtatcccagagttaggtattTTTTagtgagaaaagggaaagagtgTATTAATGCCTCCTTTATGTACATGTTGATTAATGTCAGGTCAAGCCCTGATAGAGGATAGAATCTCCACACCCAGGTGCAGGTAACAGAAGTTCCTCTATGCTCTCTGGTGTCTGAACCTGGAACCAGCAGGGACCACAAAGGACTTAAAATATATACCTGTGTAGAATGGAAATACTAGCATCTGCAGACTTCTGTATCAAAAATAAACCGTCCTGTCATTAACATCCAGAATTAAAATCACATTCTTGGCAACATGGtatctttaaaataggaaaatcatattttacacacatacacacacacacacacacacacaaagatcatatgaatggaatatttctgaattcatttttttgaatttatttttatttttatttttatttttttgaatttatttttttaaaaagaggaaattaggatatctttatttgtatatatgtgtgggttatatgtatatatactagtATGTAtaacatgtattatatatgtatactatatacacacatataggaGTATATATaacttatgtattttataaaatgtacatgtatatataaataaatggggattatatgtatatatatgtatatatgatatatattacatatgtatacatgtacacacatataaaaaAGTAGATATAACTTATAATATGTATTCCATGtaattcatatgtatatattatatataatttctatacaTAAAGTTTGTAGATCTGAAAACAGAGACTCAATGAGATAAGGATACTAACCCAAGGCTAACTTATGCCAAGAGACAAATTGTTCTTTGAAATTCAGGTCTGTTGACAAGGTCTGGCTCTTAACCAGTACAGAATACTTCTCACCCAGAGtccattagaatcacttggggacATTTAAAATCACTGATGTGCAGGCCTCATCCCCAAGTGGCCCTtctataagtattttttaaatgtcccatTCATTCTAATGAGTGTCCAATGCCAAGAATCAATTCACTGAGCATGGTAGAGAGACTAAGATGGTACTCCATGACCCTCATCCTGGTCTTGGGGTAATCATGCCTTGGGGTAAGTTCTTCCTTTTAACTATGGGTTGGCCCTACAACTTGCTTCTATAAGCAATAGAATATGACAAAGGTGATGGTGAGGTGTCATGGTCATGATTATATTACGTAAGATAGTAACTCCCATCTTGCTAACAGACACTTTCTTGAGGACTTTGATCAAACAAGCTTCCCTACAGAATGGCAAGGCACTGAGGGAGGCCTCCAAACTCCATCCAGCAAGAAATCAAGGCCCTCACTCAAACACCCCACAAGGCAAGGAATCTTGCCAACACCATGGGAGCTTAGAAACAAATTCTCCCTTGTTCAAGCCTTCAGGTGAGACTTCAGCCCCAGTAAATCTTTTCATTCAGTCTTGGGAGATGCTTTGAATCAGAGGCCTCAGCTAAGCCATGTCCTGACTCCTGGACCCATGGAAACTATGAATTACAGATGTGCTGCTTGTGATCTCTTGCTTTGCAACAATCATTAACTAGTACTCTAAGCTAGAATACCTTTCTCTGAATCTCCAGGATTATAGATGGTGTGTACTTTCTTCTTGCTGAGCTGTATTTCGTGGAATATTCATAAGAAATAGATATCTCAAATCCAAAATTAAAGCCACatactattcattttctttctctttgtagtACCTAATGAAATTGTCTACCTCCAAACTGTTGACAGTAGGTCAATgtagaggaaaataaattcatgaaaTCTAAAATTGTACCAGGCAGTGCACATTGATTATTTGTGTACtggttgaaagaaaaatatgtaccCAGACCTAGTGTAAAGTCTAATTCCTGGCTCTTCCACCATTGAGGAGGCCAGAAATTCATTCActtttctgggcctcaccatccttattataaaatagagataatcaCACCTACACTCCAGCATTGCTAGGAGGATTGTGTGAGATGATACACAAACACCCTAGAACCGAGACTGACAACATGGAAGAGGAGCTGTGCTTACCAGAGTTGTGATTCCTTACCCATAAAAGGCCCTTCCACATTCtgtctttcttttgtatttctgactGCAGCTGCAAGGACAGCCTTCTCCATATTCTGCAGGTATAATGTCACTAGCACTGCTTTCTCTTTGGGTTTTCCAGTGGTTAATTGGGAAGTGAGGTTTGTGAAATTAAGGTAGGAATCCCCGATTTCCTGTTAGAAATAAGGCTTGTTAGATGAACAGGAGGCTTTGAGAGGTCAAAGTCTTTTAATCAAACAATTCAAACAAATCAAACAAGCTTGTGTTTTGGTCAAGTAAATCTACCAATAGCCCCAGGCCCAGGATCTGGGACTGTAAAAGCAAAAGCATGTTAGTTTAATATTTATTCCAAagtatatggtttcattcacatggggaatataaaaaatagtgaaaggtattataggggaaggagggaaaatgagtgggaaaaatttgagaaggtgacaaa
The nucleotide sequence above comes from Canis aureus isolate CA01 chromosome 19, VMU_Caureus_v.1.0, whole genome shotgun sequence. Encoded proteins:
- the LOC144291141 gene encoding adhesion G protein-coupled receptor E3-like, yielding MAEEEIGDSYLNFTNLTSQLTTGKPKEKAVLVTLYLQNMEKAVLAAAVRNTKERQNVEGPFMDIETRRVEKCSLMKTFRLKAGNQTMDILCTTIQKESLGGAVAFISYASIGSIINESFVSEENLMTKEKLHNFYLNSKVVSGTVGSRKNTSLSMSINFTFQHEKIKRENEQPLCVYWQGSSWSNEGCQVISSDENQTVCSCSHLSSFAILMASTKLQVDPVLTMITYVGLSLSLLCLFLAALTFLLCRPIQNTSTSLHLQLSICLFLAHLLFLTGINQTKPKVGE